The segment CCGAGGCGGCCTCGAAGATGGCGACAGCGCGCCCGGCCTGGAGGTACTCGAAGTAGGCCACGCGTACGTCGCGCGCGAGCGCCCGCCGGAACGCCTCGACCTCGGCCTCCCTCGACGCGACGAGGTGGCGGTTGAGCCGGACGGCGGCGCTCAGGCGCGGCTGGTAGAGCGGCTGCACGACCCGAAGCCGCGTGTCCTGCTCCTGGTCGCGCAGAAACTCGATCTCTTCGTTGGCGAGCGTCGGGAACGCGGGGTCCTGGCCCTCGGCGGCGAGGAGGTCGTTCAGCGTACCGTAGACCGGGTTAAGCAGGTCGCCGAGCGGGAGGTTGACCGTGCGGCCCCCGCCCGCGCGGGAGAACCGGGCCTCGACCGAGAGCGCGGGGAAGAACTGTCGCCGCGCCGCCGCAAGCGCGTGGCGGCTCGCGGCGAGGTCGAACGCCCGCTGCTGGAGCGCGAGGTTGGCCCCGAGGGCTTCCTCGACGTAGGCGTCGAGGCGCTGCTGGGCGTCGGAAGCCGAGCCGGGCTGGGCTGCGAGTGGGGCTGCTGCCAGGAGCGCGGTCAGGCTGAGCGCGGCGAGCCGGAGCGTGAGGAGGGGCAGGGAGCGTCGGTGCATGTTGGCTTTGTGTCGCTGAGTGACAGAGTGTCAACAAATGAGGCAAAAAAAGGGCTAGCTCGGGCGCAGCATGAGGTCCGCCATCTCGAAGGCGTGGCCCATCAGCGCCTCGCTGTCGAAGCCGAACTGCTGCTCCAGCATCGCGTTTTTCATCGAGCCGACCTGGATCATGCCGTGGATGAACCCCCACAGCGTGACGGCCGTCTTGGCGGGGTCGAGGTCGGGGCGGATAGAGCCGTCGGCCTGCCCGTGGGCAATCGCGCCGATCATCGTCTCCATCGTACTGTGGCTCGCGCCGAGCATCGCCGCCTCGTGGTGCTCGGCCTCGTCGGGGTCGAGTTCCCGGGTCTCGAACCGGGCGAGGGCCTCGAAGAGCACCGGCCGCTCGTAGGCGAAGGTGATGTACGCGTGCCCGACCGCGCGAATCTGGCTGATCCCCTCCTCGTGCGCGGCGACGGCTGCCTGGAACCGGCTGGTGAGCTCCGTCATCGCCTGGTGAGCGAGCGCGTTGAAGAGGTCGATTTTGTCCTGAAAGTAGACGTAGACGAGGCCTCGGCTGAGGCGGGCGGCCTCGGCGATGTCACCCATCGTGAGCGCGTCGAGGCCCTTGCGGCCGATACTGTGCTCGGCGGCGTCGAGGATCGACTGGCGGCGCTGCTCCTTTTCTTCGGCGCGGCGCTGGGCGGTGAGCGAGGGCTGGGTCATCGGAGGTTGTCTGTCTGCAATGAAGTATAGTCATTCTTTGACATAATGTCAACAAGGGGGCAGATATTTCTGGCGCGCCACGGGCACCGCCACCTCCGCGCGCCCGACGCAAGAGGCCCTGCCGACGTGTGCCGACAGGGCCCCGCTGCTCAGGTGCACTGTCTGGCGGCGAGGTCATCGCCCGGCAGCACCTAGCGGATCAGCACGAGTTTCCGGGTCGCCTCGTCGCGCGCAGTGGCCACGCGGAGGAGGTAGACTCCGCTGGGGAGACTACCGGCGCGGAAGGGCACCGTGTGGAGGCCGCTTGCGAGTACCCCGTCCACCAGCACAGCGACGCGCTCGCCGAGGAGGGTGTAGACGGCGACGTGGGTGTGCACCGAGGCGGGCAAGCGGAAGCGCACCGTCGCTCGGTCCCGCAGCGGGTTCGGCGCTGCCTGGAGCAGCACCACCCGGTCGCTCACGTCCTCGGGCTCCACGTCGGTGGCAGCGGCGACGGTGAACGTGATGGCGAGCGCCGTCCCGGCACCGCCCGACGCGTTCGCGCCCTCGAACGGCGTTGCCGTCAACTCGTACGCCCCCGGTGCTGGCGTCCACGGGTTGTAGTCGCCCTCGGCGTCGCCGGCAAGGGCGTAGGGCGCGCTGTTCTCCGTTTGGTAGTTTGCGTCGTCGTTCAGCCGGAACCGGACGCTCCCGACCACCGCAGGAACCGTGTTCGCGCGCACGTTGATGTGGGCCGGCATCTCTCCAACCACGAGCCGGTCTCCGTCCGCAAGCGGCCCCACGTCCTCGTCCGTGTCGGCGTCGACGAGGGTGAAGCTGGCGACGGCGACCGACGCGCTGCCGCCCGCTCCGGTGAGCGCTACGGTCGTCGTCGGCGTGTCCGGGTCGTCGCTGGCGATGCGGAGCGTGGCGCTCTTTCCGCCTTCGGAACTTGGGCTGAACGCGACCTCGGCCGCGGCCTCCCCGCCGGGGCCGAGCACGACCGGCGACGGGTCGGTCGCCAGCTCGAAGTCGGCTGCGTCGGGGCCGCCGAGCGCGAGCGACTGGACCGTCAGCGGAGCCGTGCCGGTGTTGCGGAGGCCGAGCGTGCGCGTGACCGTCTCGCCCACCTCGACGGCGCCGAAGTTGAGCGTGCCTGGTGCGATGCTGAGGTTCGGCGCGTCGGGGGCGTCGGTGCGGGTGAGGAGCGCGACCCAGTCCTCGGACGGGCTGCCCGGCGGCGTACCGAGCGACTGGTCCGCCCCTTCGCTCACGGTCGGGACGCTACCGCTCTGGAGCGCGCCCCCGTTCCGGGGGTCGAACCACGCGACGGTGTATGTCCCGGCGGGGATGTCGAAGGCGTCGGTCCCGTCGGGGAGGTAGACGGCCGCGACGAACCAGCCGTCGTCGGGCGCGTCCTGGGCGAAGAGGTAGGTGTCGCCGTCGGCCCCAACGGACGAGGCACGGACCGTCGCCATCTCGGTGAACGGGAGGTGGTCATGCATGAACGAGACCGCGTAGCGGGTGTAGTCCCAGAGCCGGTCGCGGCTGCGGAAGTCTTCGAGGTCGAGGTCGTTGTGGGGCCGGCTGTAGCCGAAGTACCACTCGACGCCCGCGCCGCCGGCGAAGAGGTTGGCCCAGAGCGCCTCGCCGCGGCAGGCGCGGTGGTTGTTGCCCGCCCCGTCGGGCGAGCACCCGACCGTCGCGTTGCCCGGCTCGTCGAGCGTGACGACCCACGGCCGCCCGGCGTCGGCGGAGCGGCGGACCCACTCCTCGCTCGGCCCGTAGCCGTTGTTCATCCCGCCGAGCTGGAGGCTCGGGCCGTCCAGGTTCGGGAACCCGAGGAGCGGGCCGAACACGGCCTCGTGGTCGCCGGGGTAGGTGTGGACCACGATCGGGTGGGCGTAGGGGTCGAGCGCGCGGACGTAGTCGGCGAAGGCGCGGCGCTGAGCGTCGGTGTTGGTGTTCTCCTCGCCGAGGTTCCACACGAGGGCCGGGTGGTAGCCGAAGCGGGCGACGAGTTCGCGGTAGTAGAGCTTGCGCTCGGTCCCGAGGTCGCCGCCGTTGAGGAGCTGGTCGTTCTCGGTCTCCTGGGTAAGCACATGGAGCTTCACGCCCCGGGCCGTCATGTGGCGGAGGACGACGTCCCACTGCGCGAGCTTCGAGACGTCGAAGCGGCGGCGCTCGCCGTAGGCCGTCCACGGGTAGACCTCGCGGCCGTCGCCCTGCACGTTCATCGTGATGAAGTACTGCGAGTTGACGCCCTCCGAGGCGAGGTAGTTGACCGCGCCGACGATCCGCTTGCCCTTGCCGCCCTGCCACGTCGGGTCGCCGCTCTGCCAGTCGCCGAGGTGGGGGTCGTAGCGGTGGAGGCCGTCGGTGAGGTCGTTGCCGCTGCCGCCGTTGTCCTGGGTGTTGTCGAACTCGTAGTAGCCGAGGAAATTCTCGGGGCTGTCGGCACCGCCCTTGATGAAGTACGAGCCGTCGTCGAAGCGGAGGTAGTGCTCGCCGACGTAGCGGAGCACGCCGCGTCCTCGGAAGTCGGGCGCGCTCTTGTCGGTCTCACCGACGGCGAACGACCCGGCGAGGCCATCGAACGCGGTCGGCGTCCCGGCCCCCGGGCTCAGGCTGACAGCGACGTCGGTGCCCTCGCGGAACGAGGCGGCGAACGTGTGGGTCCCCGTCTCGGCCGGGGTGTAGATCGCGCGCCATTGGTCGCCGGCGGCCGCGCTCGTCTCGGCCGCGTCGCCGTCGGCGGCGAAGAAGCCCGGGACGACGTGGACGGCCCCGCTTGGCGCCGTCACCGCGACGTTCAGGCGGTAGCGGAGGAAGGGGTTCGCACTGTCGCTCTCGCTGACGTCCGGCCCGGTGAAGGTGAGCGAGACCGGGTGCCACCGCTTCAACTCACCTTCGACGACCACGTCTCCCCCGCCGGAGTCCCCGTCGCGCGGCGACTCCGGGTTGTCGAGGTCGAGGGCGTCGCCGCTGCCGACGGAGCTGTGGTAGAGGACGAGCCGGTCGAGGAGGTGACCGTCGGAGCGGCCGGAGACACGGACGGTGTAGGTCCCCGGCGCGTCGAAGCGGGCGAAGAGGTCGTGGGCGTCGTTGTCGCTCGTGCGCGTGCTCCAGGTCCAGTCCGTGGTGCCGCTGGAGTAGGCCTTGAACCACCCGCCCGAGCCGGACCCGTTGGGCACGTCGCCCGTGCAGTCGTTCTGGGCCGGGTCGTAGCCCTTCGGGCAGACGATGCTGCCGTTGCCCTTCTCGCCGTAGAAGGCGTCGGCGTCGATCTTGAGCCACGAGTCGTTGTGCTCGGTCGCGTTCGAGCCGAAGCCGACCTTGCTCCGCCACTGGAAGCGGTAGGTGCCGGCCTGGCTGATCCGGACGGGGAAAGCCATCGTGCCCTGGCCGGGGTTGCCGTAGTTGTTGCCGTCGTCCCACTGGAGGTAGCGGCCGCCGGTAGCGCCGGGGAACGCCGGGTGGTCGCTGTCGGCCTCGTCCGGCATCAGCCGCCAGCCGTCGGGGTGGCCGCCGCCCGGGACGAGTTCCGTCTCGGCCTCGATGACGACAAGGCCGCCGGTTTCGAGGAAGGGCGCCTGCGCGGTGCTGGAGGGCGCGAGCAGAAGCAGGGCGGACCCTGCGAGGAGGACGAGGACGCTTCGGCTCAAACGTCGATCAGGACAAGTCATCGTTACCGTGGTAGGCTTGTGGTGGAAGTCGTAGCCCGCTCAGATACAGCGTCTTGGGCGTGAGCGAGGCATGCGGACAAGCCATCGCCTCTCCCAGCGGCCCGCTTAATCAGCTAGGCCGTGCGGGTCGAAACGGCAACCGAGCAGCCGACTCAAGCCGCCGGGAGCCAGGGCGCGCGGTTTTCGAGCCCGCTCAGCATTCCCTGACCCATCAGACTTCGCCCCCCACCGGATGCGGTCTTTTGGAAAGAGCCAAGCTGCGAAGCCTCGAACACCGAGCGGCGTGCGCTACCGTTCGAAGCCGGGTTGCTGCGTCCCGGCAGGCTGTGCCGGCCCGGCGGTGTCTTCACCAAGTTTCCCCCTCAGGCGCGCGGCGCGGGCTGCGTATATTCTCGCCCTGCGTTCGCGCAGCCCTCCAGGCCGGGTAGCTCAGGTGGTAGAGCAACGGACTGAAAATCCGTGTGTCGGCGGTTCGAGTCCGTCCCCGGCCACCTCCCCAGATGCTAAGTCGCCCGGCGAGTTCCGCCGCTCGCAGGTGTGGCTCGGCGGGCGGTGCCCGAGCCAGGCGACGTTCGTACCACCTCCGCCCGGTGAGGTGATGGGACGTCTCAATCCGTTCGGGCACTTCTTCCACGACCCGGACTACCCCGTACTGCTGAAAGCGGGCCTCGCGCATGTTCAGTTCGAGACGATCTACCCCTTCCTCGACGGCAACGGGCGCGTCGGGCCGCTGCTTATCACCTTGCTGCTACGCGAGCAAGACGTGCTGACAGAGCCGGTACTCTACCTCAGCCTCTACTTCAAGACGAGCCGGCAGGCGTACTACGATCACCTCCAGCGCGTCCGCACTGAAGGCGACTGGGAAGGCTGGCTCTGGTACTTTCTCAGGGGCATCCGGGACACGGCCCGCGAAGCCCTCCAGACGGCGCAGGAGGCGCTCGCTCTCTTCGACGCAGACCGAGGCAAAATCGAGGTTCTTGGGCGCGGTGCGGCGTCAGCACGCGCCGTCTTCGAGATGCTTCAGCGGCATCCCCTCACGACGATTCCCGCTGCGACCGAGCGGCTCGATTTGAGCTACCCGACGGTGCGGGACGCGCTCGGGCGCCTCGAAGGGGTCGGCATCGTGAAGGAGGTGACGGGCGAGGACCGGGGCCGACTCTACGTGTATGATCATTACCTGCGTCTCCTGGGCAAAGACACCGAGCCGCTCTAGCCCACGCGGGCGAAGCCGAGGCTTTCGGAAGCGGTGCGGATCACGCAGTCATGGCGTCTGCAAGATCGACGAGGTTGGGGTTCTGCTGGCGGACGAGGTTCCATTTCCAGTCGCGGTGCCAATTCTTGAGCTGCTTCTCGCGCGCAACCGCGTCGTTCGCGTCTCGGAACGTCCCGACCCAGAGCAAATCCCGGACGCGGTAGCGTTTCGTGAAGCCCTCAACGCGCCCCGCCTTGTGCTCTGCTACCCGCCGCGTCAAGTCGTTCGTCATCCCGACGTAGAGGACCGTCCGCCGTCGGTTCGACAAGATGTAGACATAATAGCGATGCACTTTCATCAGTCCGTTTCTCTCTCCTTCATGTCATCCCGAACTTGTTTCGGGATCTGAGGCTCATGCCATCCCTCACGAGACCCTGAAACGAGTTCAGGATGACAAGAGAGTGTTCAGGATGACAGGAGGGGGTAGAGTACTGTAATAGACGCCTTGGTCCACTCGGCGTAATCCGGCTACTCACCCTACGCGGGCGAAGCCGAGGCTTTTGGGGGCGGTGCGGGCGAAGGCGCGGCGGGTCTCGACGTGCTCGGCCTGCCGGAGGTCGGGGTCGCGCTCGACGAGGGCGAAGGCGGCTTCGCGGGCAAGACTTAGTAGTTCGGCGTCGCGGACGACGTCGGCGAGTTTGAAGGCCGGGAGGCCGGACTGGCGGGTGCCGAAGAAGTCGCCCGCGCCGCGGAGCTTGAGGTCGGTCTCGGAGATCACGAAGCCGTCGTCGGTGGCGAGCATGGCTTCGAGGCGCTCCTCAGCCTCGGCGGAGCGCTTGTAGTCGGCCATGAGGAGGCAGTAGCTCTGCTCCGCGCCCCGCCCGACGCGGCCCCGAAGTTGGTGGAGCTGCGAGAGCCCGAAGCGCTCGGCGTGCTCGATCACCATCACGGTCGCGTTCGAGACGTCGACGCCAACCTCGATCACGGTCGTGGCGACGAGGATGTCGGTCTCGCCCGACTTGAAGCGGTCCATCGCCTCCTCCTTCTCGTAGGCGAACATCCGCCCGTGGACGAGGTCGACCCGGTAGGGCCGGAACCGCTCCTGAAGATTCTCGAAGCCGGTCTCTGCGTCTTTGAGGTCGAGCTTTTCCGACTCCTCGACGAGGGGGTAGACGACGTAGGCCTGCCGCCCGGACCGGAGCTGGTCCTTGATGAACGCGTAGGCTTCCTCGCGGCGCTTCTCGGTGTAGAGCTTGGTCTGGATCGGCTTGCGCCCGGCCGGCCGCTCGTCGATGACGGTCACGTCGAGGTCGCCGTAGACGGTCATCGCGAGCGAGCGGGGGATGGGCGTCGCGGTCATGAGGAGCATGTGCGGGCGGGAGCCTTTGCGGAACATCCGCGCGCGCTGCATCACCCCGAACCGGTGCTGCTCGTCGACGACAGCGAGGCCGAGGTTCTGGAACTCGACCGTCTCCTCGATGAGCGCGTGGGTCCCGACCGCGACCGCCGCGCGGCCTTTTTTCAGGTCGCCCAGGATCTCCTCGCGGAGCTTCTTCCGCTGCCCGCCGATGAGCAGCCGGACCTCGACCCCGAGCGGTTCGAGGTAGTCTTTGAGGTTGGCGTAGTGCTGCTCGGTGAGGATCTCGGTCGGGGCCATGAAGGCGCTCTGGAAGCCCGAGTCGAGCGCCTGCATCATCGCCGCGACGGCGACGACCGTCTTCCCGCTCCCGACGTCGCCCTGGACGAGGCGGTTCATCTGGGTCCCGCTCATCGTGTCGGCCGCGATGGCCTCGACGGCCCGCTGCTGCGCGCCCGTCAGCGTGAACGGCAGCACCTCGGTCACGAACTGCCGCGCGAACTCGCCGGGTGCACGGAAGGCTGGACCGGCGACCTCGGCGCGCTGTTCGCGCGTGAGGGCGAGGAGGAGCTGGAGGAAGAACAACTCCTCGAACTTCAACCGCCGCATCGCCCGGCCGAGCTCGCCCCGGTCCTTCGGAAAGTGGATCGCCCGGAGCGCGACGTTGCCGGGGATGAGATCGTACTCCTCGCACACCCAGTCCGGCAAGACTTCGGGAATCTCGAGGCCGTGCTCCTTGATAAGGCCGTAGACGAGCCGCCGGAACGCCCGGCTGTTGAGGCCGACTTTTTCGAGCGCCGCGCCGCCGGGGTAGAGCGGGATGATGCGGCCCGTGTCGAGCGCCGCGCCCTCGTCGTCGAGCCGGTCGAAGTCAGGGTGGGCAAGGGAGAAGGTGCGGCCGTACTGCTCGGGCTTGCCGTGGAAGGCGAAGCGCCCGCCGGTCTCGAAGAGGCGCTGGATGTAGGTAGCGCCCCGGAACCAGACGCACTTGAGGGTGCCGCCGGAGGCGTCCTGGACGCGGAGTTCGAGCCGCCGCTTGCCGCCGCGCCCGGGGATCATCCCCTTCGCCTGGACGACCCCGACGACGGTCACCGGCTCGCCGGCCACGAGCTGGCGGATCGGGGTGACGGTCGAGCGGTCGAGGTAGCGCCGGGGGTAGGTGCGGAGGAGGTCGCGGAAGGTCTGGACGCCGGCCTTGCGCAACGGCTCGGCCCGCCGCTTCCCGACGCCCTGTAGTTCTTCGATGTCGGTGTCGAGGACGCTCACGTGCGGGGAGAGGGGAGAAAAGAGACGGCGGCAGGCGTGCGTGCCTGCCGCCGTATGGTACGCCTCGCGCGCGTGGTCTTCAACCCGCCGCCTGCGCTACGCCGACGGCTCGGAGGTGGCGTAGTAGAACCGGGCGTCGGTCACCTTGCCGTCCTTCCACACATAGCGCTCGACCTCTTCCAGGTTGGTCCGCTTGCCGTCGGCGAACGTCGCGTCGAACCAGGACTCGATCATGGACACGCCCGCGTCCTCGTTGGCGGTGACGACGTGGATGCCGCCGCCGTGCACCTCGCGGATCGACCCGAAGAACTCGGCCATGCGGCCGAGCTGGGTCTCGCGGCCCTGGGCGGTCTCACCGGTCGCCTCGGTGATCGTCACGTCGTCGGCGTAGTAGGTGTCGATGGCCTCTTTCCACTGGCCGGAGTCGGCGAGCTGGGCGAGGTCGTGGGTCATCTCAAGGATAGAAGGCATGGTAAACGAGAGGTAGGAGAATGGGAACGGTTGGTGCCGGGCAGGAAGCAGGAGACCCTCGCGGCAACCGCAATAAACACTGGAGCGGTGACACATGCGTGTCATACAAGCTGAGCTGCAACTCGAATCCGTTCGGGGGCTTCGCCCGGCCCGCTCTTAACTCGATTCTGCGCACGGCCGACACTCAGGCGACGCTCCTCCACTCCAAGCCGCTACTCTACCCAATGACGAACGAGCCCGCCCGGGACGAGACCTCCTCAACGGAGCCGCAGCCCAACGGTTCGGCAGCACCGGACGGGAGGGGTAGCTCCAGCCCGCCGCTACCGGACGCGATCAGCGAACTGCCGGATGCCATCAGCGAACTGCCCGCTTCCATCGGCGACCAGTTCGACGTGGCTCCGTCGGACACCGAGCTAGCGGCGGAGGCGTTCTCGCCGCTCAACGTCGAGGACCGGGTGGTGATCTCGCTGCTGTTCAACGAGGCGATCCGCGTGGAGCACGTCGAGCGGGCGTGGCACCGGCGGCACGAGCTAGCGCAGGAGGGGACGCCGGTCAAGCTCTGGCGCGCCCTGGCCATGGACCCGAGCCTCGACGCGTCGATGGTCTACGCCGAGGCGGCCAACGTCTTCGCGTTCAAGACCACGCAGTTCGCTAAAGACGCTGTCCTGGCCTGCATCCGCAAGGTGGAGGACCTGTTCTCGTCGGAGCAGTGGAGCCAGATGCAGGCGCTGAAGGTGTTGCCGGCGGCGGCCAGCGAAGAGCAGCAGGACGCGCCGACGCGCCGGGCAGCCGACAGAAAAAGGCCGGGCCGGGGGGCCACAGAGGCGCGGCCCGTCGGGCGCTGGATCTTCATCACCCACGACCCGACGAACCCGGAGATCCACCGCTTCCTCAACAAGCTCCACCTCCAGTCCTACGACCTCCAGTACGCCCCGGAAGACCTCCTCGCCGAACTCACCGAGGAGTCCGGCGTCAGCGAGAACGTGGTCCGCAACGAGTACCTGGAGAAGGTGCAGGAGAGTTCGGAGTACGCCTTCGACTTCGGGCTCGAGGCCGACGACGCGCCGCTCGTGGAGGACGAGGAGCTCGAAGCCGAGATCAACCGGAGCGCGCTCATCAACCTGTTCGAGGCTGCGCTTTTCGAGGGCGTGCGGCGCGGGGCCTCCGACGTCCACATCTGCCCCAACGAGGACGGCTACATCAGCATCAACTTTCGCGTTGACGGCGACCTCGCCCAGTGGTACGTCGAGGACAAGGCCCCGCCCGAGGCGTTCCTGGCTGTCGCCAAAGACCGGAGCCGCAACGTGGACCGGTTCGAGCGCGAGAAGGGCCAGGACGGCTTCATCCAGCGCACCGTCGACGGCACCCTCATCCGCTACCGCGTCTCGGTCCTCCCGATCGCGCACTCCGACCAGGAGACGCGCCACGAGAGCATCGTCATCCGCATCCTCGACGACAGCAAGGTCGTCGACAACCTCGACAAGCTCGGGCTCGGCGAGCGGGGGCTCCAGCTCTTCAAGGAGGCCATCCGGCAGCCGCACGGGATGGTCATCCTGACCGGCCCCACCGGCTCGGGCAAGTCGACGACGCTCTACGCTGCCCTCCACGAGGTCCGCTCCCCGAAGCGCAACGTCCTCACCGTCGAGGACCCCGTCGAGTACGTCCTTCCCGGCATCCGGCAGATCAAGGTCAGCCACAAGCTCTCGGTCAAGGAGGCCCTCCGCTTCATCCTCCGCCACGACCCCGACGTGGTGATGGTCGGCGAGATGCGCGACCAGGACACGGCCGAGCTCGGCATCAAGCTCGCCAACACGGGCCACCTGACGTTCTCGACGCTCCACACGAACGATGCCCCGAGTGCCGTCAGCCGCCTCTACAAGATGGGCGTCGAGCCCTTCCTAATCGCCCACTCCGTCACGCTCGTCGCGGCGCAGCGCCTCCTCCGGGTGCTCTGCCCGGCCTGCAAGCAGCCCGACCCCGACCCGGACCTGGAGACGCTCCGGCGCATGGGCTTCCAGCCCGGCGAGGGCGAGACCTTCCTCCGCGCCGCCCCCGCCTCGGGCTGCAAGAACTGCAACGGCAACGGCTACCGGGGCCGCCGCGCCGTAGCCGAGGTGATGGCGATGACGAAGCCCATCCGCGAGCGCATCATCCAGGCCGAAGGCAACCTCGACGAAGACGCCCTCCGCGACGCGGCCGTGGCCGACGGGATGACCACGCTCAAGGACGCCGCGTGGGCCGTCGTCCGCGAGGGCGAGACGAGCATCGAGGAGATGGTCCGCGTCGTCGGCGTGCTACACTGACTACGAGCCCTGCCGCTTTCAGACTGTGTCATCTGGTCCGTACCGGTCAAAGGTCCACCGGAGCGGATTGTCGGCGATATACCGGCGAGCGACGCCCAGTTCGCGCTCGTCCCGCAGGACGCGCTCGTGGTAATTGCGCTGCCAGACCACCACCCCCGGCGTCCCGCGCGCCGCGTTGACCCGTTTCGTGACGGCGGATTTGAACCCGGCGACAAGCGCCCCCAACGATTTTGGCGGAGGTCCCGGTCGTGCGTTTGGTCCCGACCGTAGGGGCGACCGGCCGGTCGCCCCTACGCCACCGGTGGGCGTTGCGTCATCGCCGATGATGCCGAAGATCCCGTGAACGTGGTTCGGCATGACAACAAAGGCGTCCAATACGACCTCGGCCCGGATATCCCCTGTCCGTTCCCATTCCTCCCACACCATCGCCCCGAGGCCCGACAGGCACATTCCCCCGTCCACGACCTCGCCGAACAGGGGCACCTGGCCGTGCGTGCAGATCGTCACAAAGTACACCCCGTCGGCGTAGCCGTGAAACGGCAGGCGGACCGAGCGGCGGCGCTGCCGAGTCGGGTCGTAGCGGCGGGCGGGTTCGGCGAGGAGCATACCTGGTAGACACAGGTCGCCACCCGACATAACCTCACCCTGCCGAGCGCAGCACCTCCAGCGGCGGGCGTTGGAGGATCCCCCGGCTCCCGACGAGGCCAATGGCGACCGTCAGCGCGGGCACGGCGAGGAGCGCGACGAGCACGCCGCCCCACGCCGGCACGAACGGCACCTCGAACACGAGCGCCGAGAGCGCCCACCCGCCGACGAGCGCGAGGCCGACGCCTACGGCCGCCGCGAGCAGCCCGAGCAGCAGGTACTCGGCGAAGAGGATCCGGCCGACCTGCCCGCGCGCTGCACCGAGCGTTCGCAGGAGCACGCTCTCCTCGATCCGCTGGAAGCGCGAGATGAGGACGGCCCCGGCGAGGACCACGAGGCCCGTCAGGATCGAGAAGAGAGCCATGAACTGGAGCACGAACG is part of the Bacteroidota bacterium genome and harbors:
- a CDS encoding transposase, whose translation is MLLAEPARRYDPTRQRRRSVRLPFHGYADGVYFVTICTHGQVPLFGEVVDGGMCLSGLGAMVWEEWERTGDIRAEVVLDAFVVMPNHVHGIFGIIGDDATPTGGVGATGRSPLRSGPNARPGPPPKSLGALVAGFKSAVTKRVNAARGTPGVVVWQRNYHERVLRDERELGVARRYIADNPLRWTFDRYGPDDTV